Part of the Vigna unguiculata cultivar IT97K-499-35 chromosome 3, ASM411807v1, whole genome shotgun sequence genome, acttatgcctatatgaatataattacatttttatatataatccGCTCTCAATTTCATACTTATActagatatttatttattcttttattctcttAGTAAATTTAAGTCACTAAACGTAATTAAAATTACACTTGAAACTTACTTGATATTCTCACTCATTTTAATTTGACTTacccaaaacacaaaacaccGTCATGGACTGAAATATGCTAtgctaatttctttttaataatttattaattttctatttagtatatgtaaatattttattaataatgtgtttgattaaataaattaaaaaaatttaaattatcattaataagTGACGTTTAAACCGAATTCAATTTCACAATATCATCAACTTATAAGATAAGGTTTACGTCTATTTATATCCATACATTTACTTTATTTGTAATtcatgtgagacttccaacacccTCAtctcacaaatatatataattttgagcCTGAGAATTAACATTAATAGGTGGTATCACAATGGTTTGATAGGAAATAGACTTAACAAACAATAAACtttgttataataaattttaactcataactctaatatcatattaaaaaatatattttaaatctaagtcaatcttataaaattagtttgtaaaataagatttatatatattataaatttaactgATATCTGATTAATAACGaatattagaaaatatgatACTTCAGAtgataattacatatttatgtatttcaaataatataataaaaattcttttaattttaaaagaaatagttaataaataaattggttaCACCTTGTGTAACTTATCAACTTAATGAATCGAAGGAAAGtaacaaaaactaattaataaactaaattacCAACTCCACTCATCATCTAGTTTGCAttaatttgcattaattttagATAGTTGTTTGTTTAAAAGTatcattatttatgttttaaaaatgtttatgttagtatttgttaagtaaaatttttaactagGTTAACTAATAGACAAATAAACTCTATTAatctattatttaatattttgttaaaaaaatgaagttagcatcttttaaatataaaatactatattaaGACTTTTAAAACTTAATGTGTTGGAAcctaaaattacaaaaacataaattaacatttaatctAGAAAATATGGACGACagtaatttatagtttttttaatataaggattaaaatacacattttctttataaaaacataaataaactatagggattaaataaataatttaatttttaaaatgttaaaagaagTACTAAGGTGATACTAATGCAACATGCTTTAAATCAAAACTTCAATCTTGAATGaaatttttctatcaaaattcTTCTTATATCACCTTTGTGATTttttgaatgagaaagggatcAAAAGTTGTGATCAAAAGGGAAAAAAGTCAACAGATCCAAAATCAAAATTCATGTAATTATAGAGTAATTAAAGAAGTCTGGAATTTGGATCACGTAGAGAcaattacaaaataacaaaacaaaagaaatgctGTCATGTTGAATAGATTAGCAGAATGAGTTGACCATTACTCATTCACAGAATTTGGAAGTGCCATTCTGAACCCAACAATCAACTTTCTTTCTTCCATCTCTCACTTTCTCAACGAGAATCAAATCTTGATTTTTAATCCGTTTCTTTTTCACCAGCACCTTCTACTTCTTGTTCTGAAGCAGGGAAAGATGGCgatgttttgttgttgatttgtgaaaaattgattGCTAAAGATGGCATGGAGAAAAGGGTGTGAAGAAGTGGCTAATTCGAAGCCTCTGTTCCTCACGATCTACACTGTTGTCATCGTTGGCATCGTGGTTTCCTCCTTCTACGTCTTCTCCGCTATATACTCCAGCAACCCATCTGCTGTTCAATCTTCTGCATGGCTCTCTTCAATTTCGAGTATGTGTTTCCATAAAAATCTCGCCTTTTCTTGTTCCACACTAGTTTTAGTTTCATTTTCAAATGCCCATTTAAACTATTATCGCTGTTATTGCTTAGATAAATGacatttacttttttatgttatagAAGAGAAGGGTAGTGGTGGTGGGATGTTAGAAGGTGTTTGGGTTTTGGAGCATCGGATAAATCCTTAAATCTTGTCTTGTTCTTCTGGAAGTGCATAATTCTTGTTAGAAAAGTAAAGTTGAGATACATGTTTTGTGTATGTGAGATGTGAATTCTATTGACAGTTTAAAGGTGGTGCCTGTGTAGGACACTTTTTATGTATATAAAGTCGTGCTTTCTTCGATTATGTATGTGTTAGATATTAAAACCTAGTTGGTAATGGCTTTGTAGGTGAGGATACTCGTGTTACGGATCAAACACTAAATATTTCTCGGTCAGCTATGGTGCCTATTGTGCCCACACCTTTCTCAGGGGCACAAAATGAACGGCCTAGGTCTATATGGGATGTTCCACCGACCAATAAAAGGATGCCACCATTGTCGGATTTCCGGCTGACGAAGGCGCTGGTTCAGCAAAGGGTGAAAGATAATGTGGTAATTGTGACCTTTGGTAACTACGCGTTCATGGATTTTATTCTGACGTGGGTTAAACAATTGAGAAATCTGGAAGTTTCTAATTTTCTTGTTGGTGAGCAGCTATGTTTAAGTCTTGTTATATCTGTCTTGTAAATGCACTGATGGTGTTTTGATACAAATGCATTTCCTCTATTTTGTACCATTGATTGTTTGAGTTTTGAAACCTGCTGCTTAGGTGCAATGGACACCAAATTATTGGAGGCACTGTATTGGAAAGGGATACCGGTTTTTGACATGGGCAGCCATATGAGCACAGTAGATGTTGGATGGGGGTCTCCAACATTTCATAAAATGGGGAGAGAAAAAGTTATTTTGATAGACTCAATTCTTCCTTATGGATTTGAGCTGTTGATGTGTGATACTGACATGGTTTGGTTGAAGgtaatattcatttttatatagaTTCTTTCATGAgtcaatttgttttaattataagaATGGTTCATATGCTATCTTAGATTTTGATTAATGATCCAAGTGAAGCCGTAAAATTCTGTTAGTTAGGACACTTTCTTTCTCCTTAATGAATGAAATATAGTTATAAGAGATTTTGTTCAGTTTCTTTTGGAGCCGGTTACGGcatttaaattcaataattcCCCTAGTATCATTTGCTTTTATCATCTACCTCCATTTTTCCATgtaattattatgttttcttataaCCTTGTACATTCATTAAGTACAATCATCTTTTACAATATCTCCAAGCCAATGATGTGATTGTTGTAATTTATTCACATTACGTATGTTCATCAATTGTGTTATTATTAAACAGAACCCACTTCCATATCTTGCTCGTTATCCAGAAGCAGACATTTTGACTTCAAGTGATCAAGTTATACCAACGGTTGTTGATGATAGCTTGGAAGTTTGGCAAGAAGGTGAATAATAACTTACTGTCATTATTTTTACTATAGTTATGTTGTTTCTTTATCGTAGTTTTTTGCTGCAATGTAACTGTGTTTAATGGTGTCGTGCGCTCTATATGGCCCACCTCACCTGGTGGATAAggctttgttgttgttgtattgATCATGTAACCAAGCATTTGCCAGTCAAAGGGCATCTATGGACATgcaaattattcttttttgattgatagtCACCTTTTATGTCAATAAAAACAGTTCCGAGGCATCACTTTAGACTTTAGAGTGTCTTGTTTTCCATAAGTTTGGCATGACTTTAGATTTGAAGTAAGCATATTGAATTTAACACAACTATTGACAGGTTACTACTCGGAAATTCTCCCCTTGTTATTGTTATTGGTCTTCCCTGTTCATAAAGATAAAATCATTTTGATGGAAGCACACATTGTGTAACATGTTCTTCCTCTTAAccaacttataaaattaaatggcATAATTTGAAGCAAGTTTTTCTCTCCCTGGTTATGTTGTTTTAGAATCAGTGTAACCGATCCCTTGCTCTTACTTATTGCTTCTCTCTATCACTCATGTATTATACATGTTTCACTTGTTATTTTGACTgtgttgatgatatttttatcaCCTTTAATAGTTAGTGGTGCCTACAACATTGGAATTTTCCATTGGAGACCTACAGAGTCTGCAAAAAAATTGGCAAAGCAATGGAAGGAAATGCTTCTAGCTGATGACAAGATATGGGATCAGAATGGGTTTAATGATATTCTTCACAAACAGTTAGGTCCATCTGTTGATGACGAAAGTAGGCTTGTTTATGCTTTTGATGGAAAACTGAAGATGGGGATTTTGCCTGCGAGTATCTTCTGTAGTGGACATACATATTTTGTCCAGGTAGGGTTCGTCCAACTAACAATTTTCAACTGTTTGAAGTACTTAATTCCGATTTTTTATGTGCTATACCGTTGTTTTCTTCTTCACAACTAAATACCTTGAGGACTATAGAAAAATTTCTGTACCTTTCtatttaatttacatattaCGGTTGCAGGCTATGTACCAACAACTAAGGTTGGATCCATATGCAGTGCACACAACATTTCAATATGGTGGAACTGAAGGAAAGCGACATCGTCTACGAGAAGCCATGCTCTTCCTTGATCCACCAGAATACTATAATCCTCCTGGTGATTAGTTGTTGTTCCTCATTCAATTTTGCACGCAGACCTtcacttaatatttttgaatgcaCTTGTGTAAAATATACTCATTTCACTATTTGTCTTTACTCTATCTGCATTTAAGTTAGCATCATACTGTGATGCTGAATTTGGAAAGTGTTATGCTTTGGCATATGAAGGAATTGTTACAGTTTCCCCTTCTGATTGATTAGTCAACTCTGTTTCATTAAATTACTGCAACATGATTTTTAAATGAACTTTTGCAGGGGGGTTGTTGTCATTTAAGCCATATATTCCAAAAAGCTTGATGCTAAGTGGGGAGCACAATGTTGAATCACATTTTACTCTTGTCAATTACCAAGTATGTATGTATCGACCTGAACTTGTTTTTACATTTTAAGCAAATTATTTGTGTGTTGTAATATGTGttgcacattttttttttcagattaaaCAGATCAGGACAGCACTTGCAATTGCTTCCCTTTTGAACAGAACACTGGTAAGAACTAATTTTTGGGTTCCTACACTCTTCTTTATGAATCCTATTAAGTGATAAACCACTAACATTTAGATGAAAGATGGACTACACTCAGTTTTTATGGGCTACTgcttaataaatatgttttacaGTCCAATAGATTCTTATTTATATTGGACTTAACAAAGAGCTTGTTACTTTAATATGCTGGGCAATGTAACTTCGTTATTTGCTTAACATAGACCAAAAGTGTGGCATCATGCGATTTATGTAACTAACCTCACCTAGTGGGATAAGATTgttgttatttaatataaacaaaaaacatgTAAATCAGATTTATGTTCTATACTTCCACAAATTTATGATGTGTTGCATATTGAAAACATACATTCATGTCACATACAATCATTATTGTGATGAGCACTAGTTTCTACTTGGTGTCCCATTATATTTTTGCATAGATATTCATATGTTCTACTGTTCTAGATTCTTGAAAGTTGTTTGTATTCATGGGGAATTGATGTTTAGGATAGCTAAGAAGGCAGGTTTGTATAGTGTCTCATCACTATTCTAGGGAGTTACATTTTCTGATTATTGCTCTCAAATgtaaattaacaaattataaacaaaGACGCTGCTAGCATTTTACCAAAATCTAGTCTACAACTTAGATTATAACTGTATTTTGTCATATTTTGATTGAGTTGAAGATGCTCGATTTTCATTGCCATTATTGGTAAAGTCGTCAGTATAATTTATAGCTATTATTACAgaatttaatatcaaatattttccaTGATTCCTAGGTGCTTTTCCTTCCcgtttgttaatatttttatttccaatTATTCAGTAAGTGGAAAATAACTGCTAGCATCATTCTGTTACTGGATTCTTCTCTCCCCCTTCTAATTAGTAACATTCCTGGAAAAGCTGCTAtccaaaatataatattgaaatacGTTGCACTATGAGCTAACATGTTGAATTATGTATCTGGTTTTGCATTTCAGTTTTAGTTGAAAATGTTTTCTGATAAGACAGTTTTAGTTGAAATATGCACCTGGCTAAGGTGAATTAGCTACTGTGGGTAGTCTTGGTTTTTATAATCGATGGTTTCATTTTTTGTTGCTATTTTTACTTGAGAAATTCTATATGTCTATCTTAAATtagattctttttttgtttaggTGATGCCTCCACTATGGTGCAGGATTGATCGGCTATGGTATGGCCATCCTGGTATTTTGGAAGGGTCCATGACTAGACAACCTTTTCTCTGTCCTTTGGACCATGTATTTGAGGTATTTCCTGTTTAAGTGATTCCTTATTATTTTACTGTTCATTTGCCAAATGGATTTGGATGAACAGGTTAACCTttgaaatgaattgaaattcatttgACAGAGATATTATAATTAGTGTCAGTGTATGCTGCATGATATTGAATGAACGTGAATAGCCTCTGGTGGGAGTAGAACATTTTATACGTCACTTCCTAATGCTGCTATGTAAATGCATTCTACTGTAGGTCAATGTCATGCTGAAAAAGCTCTCTGAAGAAGAGTTTGGTCCTCAAATAGATTTTAGAGAGTACTCAATACTTGATAACCCCTCTCTGCCATCAGAGGTAATAAAAGTCAATTACATCCATTTTAAGCCATGATTCTTGATTTATATCACTTTGTTTAAACCTATTTTACCTTGGTTCATGAGTTCAGGTAAAAAAATCATGGCTTGATGTTCAGCTCTGTAAACAAGGAACCCAAGGCTGTGATGTCTCAAATGACACCACCAGTGTAGGGGGAGTACTTAAATTTCCAAAGCACAGCAATGAAGAAACGGTATCTGATTATATGTCATTATATCTATTATCATATCTATCCATTTAAAACCCACTTCTGTTAAAATTTTTCTAAATCAACCCTATAAACTACACTGATATGATTACATAGAATGTCCAAATGATCATATTTCATATTATCAAATCTATCCATTTAACACGGTTGTTTCTACATGCACTTACAGTTTATGAAAGTATTCTCATCATTCAAGGATATAAAAGTGATCAAGTTCTCTTCAGTGCAAGATGCTTTCAGAGGTTTCACTGACAAGGTGaagacatttttctttttccacatGAAGTTTTACTTTTTTGAGGTAACCCAAACTAACAAAGCTGATACCATGCATTGATTTTCCAGGAAAGGGAAGATAAGTTCAGAAATCGTGTTAAGAGGTATGTGGGCATATGGTGCTGTGTGCCAGATCAAAGCCTTGGCCACATATATTATGATATGTACTGGGATGAGAAACCAGGATGGAAAGCAATTCCTCCTCAAACTTCTCAGGATGATCATCCCCCTTGGTAAGATTAACatatatttgtgtttattatgACACTGCTGCAATGGATGGGGGAAATAAGAGACATAAATCCAAAGGAGATTTTGTTTCCAGCTAATTGTCAAAACCAAGAATGTATACAACTGAGGAATCTGTATCCATACTGAGGATGTAAGATATTCATAGAGACTAGACAATTGGTTCTTGTAACATTTAAGATTTTTTTGGTTTGTACCATGTTACTAAGATTGAACCTGGAGTAATGGAGGCCCATAAATTTCTCAGAGGCTTCACATTTTGGTCTGTGATGTTCttgttgttattattgtatTGGCTGTAATTAAATACTGGAGACATTCAATTTAACTTCTTTTCtacattattttgttttgaactgaAATAAGTAATGTTTGTTTTTCTGCTGTCCAATGATCAATGCttagtaattttgtttttgttaagtCATTCCCGTCATTAAAAGAACAGACTAGGCATTATTTTGTCtatgtattttttctttcagcGACAACTTTTTGTAGTGTGACTATATAGTCGTgacacaatttaaaaatatactgtTTGGGGAGCgatataattcattttattcaACATGATTAATCAAATATTTCAATGACTAACATGATTAAtttcaagttttaaaataatatatttagtttgacttttatttaaatatttttattaatatttggaaaaatactaatattattatattactgaCATTTAAAGATACTTTTTGTAAAagatgtgtaaatatattaatggGTTAAGTACACACGGGGAGACATTTTCTATTTAAAAGCGACGGGAGTAAATCTTGCTCttgcataataataataaaagattaagataaaaaatttacttgatTTTCTCAAGTATTTAGATGTTACCTTTAGTTCAATTTCACTCGCAAAATTTGATAATTGGTATAACTTAAACTCCTTTTAAGGGAAATACATAAATTGTATTATCCCATGGGACTAATTTTTAAAGTGacgtttttttatattttaaattccgTGTTCTTAATCAACTATGGAAATTTATTTGTGtctgataatttttaatttacctaaatctataatatttctttcaattcaattgtttatttgattaatttcatattttacttaaaaatacaaaaaacaatcCATCTAAACgatgttaattgattatgtattGGTTATAtcaataatcttaaatttttgttgACATAACATCTAAGATCTATCACCTGCTTTAGAAGctaaaatttcttaatttattattaaaaagcattttaaaGAGTTGAAAAAAGAACCGGTATGTAAGTTATCTTAAACGTTAATTTCTAGACTCTTAAACAACACATGAGTATTAAGTCATAAAATGCCAACAATATTAATAggagtaaaaagaaaaagaaaaaaacaaaagaagaaaccaGGTATAATCATAGTTTCGTAGATGGATTGGTTACATCATCATCCCAAGTATGGTTTAttataaagcaaaagcaaaaagcTCTACACAGAGCAGCATTCTAGGGTCACGGTTTAGCATATACAATCATCACTTCCACTTCTTGAACCCACCACCATGCTTGCCAAACTTTCCATGTTTTCCTTTTCCATGCTTGAACTTCCCACCATGTTTTCCATGCTTGAACTTCCCATGTCCATGCTGCTTGAACTTCCCGTGTCCCTGCTGCTTGAATTTTCCATGGGGCATGTGACCACCATGTGCATAGTGGCCATGAGACCCATGAGAACCATGAGCGACATGGTGAGCACCGTAAGCAGCACCAGCAGCGGCTACACCCCCAGCAAGCATTGCTCCCATACCGCCATGCCCATGTCCATGTTGCCCTGCTCACATAAATACACAACTTCATTGAAAATTTCCAAGGAACCACCACAAAACTTTTTCAATAACCAATGCAGTAATCAAATTACAATTGAAGACAACTTCGAAAAGCTTGAAATACAGTAATAAACAGCCAAACCAtacattacataaaaaatttgcTTAAGTAGTGTTTAGAATTCAAACAATAATGTAATCTACTCcaatttaactaaatatttcTCAACCATGAGTTTGCTTCTGCAGCATAACATTCAGTAACTTTGTATGGATTTGTCTCCTTGGTTGAAGAGAAGATATACcaaagtaagaaaaaaagaatgtaaTCTACCCTTCATTTAAAGTAAGTGACTCTTGGATTGAAAATCGATAGTAAGTATATTTGATGGTGGAATATGCAATTCTAGAAGACAGTATAAGTAAGTATATCCCTACTTTTTCACTTAAGACATGATAGAACATTCATGTTACTCTAAAAGACACTAGTTGTGTGTAGGCATCATCACAAGTTCTACAAATACATTGTGATAAATAATGATCAGTGACTTAAAGATGtgatgaagaaaaaacaataatacaaaaGGCAATGTACCAGGAGCATGTGATGAAGCAGGATAACCAGCTGGTGGGTAACCAGCAGGAGGGTAGGCACCAGGAGGGTACCCTGCTGGAGGATAGCCTTGTTGTGGAGGGTACCCTTGATGTGGAGGGTATGCCCCAGGTGGGGGTGGGTAAGCCCCAGGTGGGTACCCATGTCCACCATGTGATGCATTAGCTACCCCATGAGCAAGGTTTGAAAAAATTCCTTTGTCAGATTCATCATGCTTGTCCTTGCCACCTCCCATCTTTCAGAATCCAAGACCCTGATGGTGAGATTGATTAGAAATCATGCTAACACAGTCAGGTCAAATCAAAGAAACCCAAAATCGGAATCTCCAATCCAAACCATCCAGCACTAAAGTTTCAAAAAGTTGGATGAATATCAATGATGAATGAAATTTGTGTTGGTCAGCATCAGTGATCGAAATGATCAAACATGGAAAACACTGACAAAAGAGGACTACATCTACATATCATCACCTTAACATAATTCAAGGATTTCATCATGAAGAGTTACACCTAGAGATTAAGAAACTATACAATTGAAAATTGATAATTGTGAACAATTAGGGAACTCACCTCTTCGAATTTGCAGAATTCGATGTAGTACTTCAGAAATATCTATAGAAATGGATGAAAAGTGTGAGAAATTGGGGATCTTGTAGTAGTAGCAGCTTTTGTATTGACAATTGAATTGAATGCTTAGACGAAGGGTAACCAAAAAACGCGTAACGTTTTCTTACGCGTCATTAACAGGGACATTGTCATCAGTGCAGAATGCCACGTGGAAGACCCTAATTGCTCAAGGTATTGTGTTTTTATCTTCTCGGTAGCTTCgcagattttttttcttccattgttttcattttttccttCTTCAAACTTCGAGTTGCCTTAGATcttaagaaaataacaattaattttcatgaaaatgttattggtagaataatatttagatatatCTATTTGCTTTCCACTGtgcaatttcttttactttcaTGGACTGTTTCTGATTAAGATAAAGAAgcaccaaaataaaataaaattatattgttgtTGGCCGGAAAACTTCAATAGTTTGATTTGATCAAATGTAGCTAATTCACACTAAAATAAGTTAAGAGCTACATcatattatattcatatattttcccCCACCCGGTAAATAGAGTTAAAGACTattgaattgaaaattaaataatttaaaattaaaatattaaaattctgttaaaaaaatttaagaaacaaaattagtgacagttaaaaattaagagataaattgtggaaaaaaaatataaactaaaattatgatataaaccAAAATTACAATGAAGTCTTGTGGGAAATTATTGGAACATAGTTGATATAGGTGATCACGAGTGAAGTAAGAACTATGTATGTTAATACGTGAGAGTAACTAGTAagatgtttatatttattaggCGACATTCAAGTTTGCATAActcaaattgagataaaaattcaaaaataacaaGTGAGCAGCGGCGGATGTTAAGAGGAGATAGGGATGGTTATGGttcctaaaaaaatttaaatttttttaaattttatgtaacaaaaaatttaaaattgttaaattatatataatggccaaattttgaatttttttaaaattaatatagtcaaaaaattttaaattatttaaattatgttaatatatttagaattgacgagaattaaattatatatttatttattttataaaacatgttaataaataaaaaatacaaaattaaatttaacaaaaaataaaaagaaaatgtattcatattttttattttaaccctTATTACCttctgagtttttttttatatattattctctTATGTTACTCTCACATGTTTTTTCATTGTTTCTAAAGGggaaaatattcatttttttttcatttcttattaattctcttccattcttgaaaaaaaaaagtaactctCTTATCTAACTTATTTGATAGTCAGTGGCAGATCTTGACTAAAATTATCAGAGGggccaaagtaatataattttgatataattaaattcgatcattagtataatacttcaaaaaatgacttctCTAACTGAACATTTTctatcattagtataatgctttaaaatatgtgaagaggTAGAATCTATCTTCTTTTAgtcaataattttcttttcatcactcttaaacgattaatttattctttcattctttatcaacatatttttttaaaataatactaaaaaataattgatcataatctaataaaaaattgagacatgtaattattaaaagaaaaatatattcattattcttaatacataatacactatttttttttctatattcataaaaaaaagaatatacaaaaagctcattagataaaaaataataatgttttcattatcaaataaGACAAAAGACAGGAAAGGAagaggataaatgagaaatataatgagtttatgtctaacttttttttttctttaaaaacaaaaagaaaacttatgagagtgagagattattacaatttgtgaaaaactaaaaagacaatgaaaaggaaaataaaaattaggttaataaatatttggtttaattactcttttcaTTCATGCtttcatttaaaaatgttaagttcgTCCTCCAACTTTTTTTTAGTCtgaatttggtctcaatttttgaaaaactgatCGTCTTGTATGGTAAATTTCGTTAAATTCCTCAAAACATACCAATgatcttttcattaaaattgaaactcttaatatggatgatttgctttgttggtaTAATTAACTTAATCCTActctcaatttttaaataaaattaggagtcaaaagaaaaattaaacctaaatattttaattttttattatatttaattttatattttattatgtatttacataaattttatgtttaaataaaaaaataaaaaataaaaaattaatttttattaatttctaatatatattcctataatttaaaaaatttaaaaaaatataaatatatttatatatatatatatatatataaaataaaaatcttggGGGGGCCCTCCCTGCCCCTAAAGAACTCCGCCACTGTTGAtggtgaaatattagtttaataattaaattttttatttcatgagtctttatatatttattttgtatgaatatagaagaaaaaatattgtactgtgTTTTTAATAGTGGCttgattattataaatttttcttttagtatttaagtttctcaattttaggttagattatgataaattatttagtaGAATCATTTTTGTTAAACTGATAAAAGATAAGTTAGTCGTGAAgatgaaaatatgatatattcaACTTATTTACATATTCTGAATCATGATAATAATGATTTCACTGTTCATTCAGAGGAGTCTCTCTTAAGATTTTTGCCaacaatatggttatttacattgacaaagaaatagtaaaatttagttCTGATTATTAATGAGTTTAAGAATCTCAAGAAAAGAATAATCCTTTCAATATGTGTGACTTCTTtcataattatctttatattaaattatgtattcttttttattgtattaatgacaataattaaatatataaattttgaatatattattttgatttcaaaaaAGTATCGGTCAAGACTTATCTAAGCAAGTGAGATAGATCAAATATAATGGTTAAAAAATCAGAAGGTTTGGAAAATCTATATTCAAGAAAAtgttaagaaattatattttaaagttgaaaggAGATTTGGTGAAAGTTGTGAACaacttttcaaattaaaaaatgaaataaaaaaaaccaagtTATATCTTCTTAGACATTATAGACAATTGTGAAGCGAGAAAAAAACATAAGTGCAAAGTAATCTAGATTGTACGTGACAAAGTATTACATTTAAATGAATGTTGTACATTAAA contains:
- the LOC114178944 gene encoding arabinosyltransferase XEG113-like — encoded protein: MAWRKGCEEVANSKPLFLTIYTVVIVGIVVSSFYVFSAIYSSNPSAVQSSAWLSSISSEDTRVTDQTLNISRSAMVPIVPTPFSGAQNERPRSIWDVPPTNKRMPPLSDFRLTKALVQQRVKDNVVIVTFGNYAFMDFILTWVKQLRNLEVSNFLVGAMDTKLLEALYWKGIPVFDMGSHMSTVDVGWGSPTFHKMGREKVILIDSILPYGFELLMCDTDMVWLKNPLPYLARYPEADILTSSDQVIPTVVDDSLEVWQEVSGAYNIGIFHWRPTESAKKLAKQWKEMLLADDKIWDQNGFNDILHKQLGPSVDDESRLVYAFDGKLKMGILPASIFCSGHTYFVQAMYQQLRLDPYAVHTTFQYGGTEGKRHRLREAMLFLDPPEYYNPPGGLLSFKPYIPKSLMLSGEHNVESHFTLVNYQIKQIRTALAIASLLNRTLVMPPLWCRIDRLWYGHPGILEGSMTRQPFLCPLDHVFEVNVMLKKLSEEEFGPQIDFREYSILDNPSLPSEVKKSWLDVQLCKQGTQGCDVSNDTTSVGGVLKFPKHSNEETFMKVFSSFKDIKVIKFSSVQDAFRGFTDKEREDKFRNRVKRYVGIWCCVPDQSLGHIYYDMYWDEKPGWKAIPPQTSQDDHPPW
- the LOC114178970 gene encoding glycine-rich protein A3-like — translated: MGGGKDKHDESDKGIFSNLAHGVANASHGGHGYPPGAYPPPPGAYPPHQGYPPQQGYPPAGYPPGAYPPAGYPPAGYPASSHAPGQHGHGHGGMGAMLAGGVAAAGAAYGAHHVAHGSHGSHGHYAHGGHMPHGKFKQQGHGKFKQHGHGKFKHGKHGGKFKHGKGKHGKFGKHGGGFKKWK